The genomic region GGGAGAAGGTAAGAAAAATCGTGAGCTCAGAACATCATATCATTCTCGAGCAGTAGTGGGActatgtgttgtgttgtgattttAGGCCTGGGATATCACTGTGAAGACTTGTGCTTACACTAACCACACAGTGCTGCCCGAGGCTTTGGAGCGCTGGCCTATTGACCTCTTCCAGACCCTGCTACCTCGCCACCTTGAGATTGTTTACGAAATCAACCGGCGCCACATGGAGGTCAGATAAGTGGCTGGTGTCAATGAGCTAGTAGAGCTAAACTGTcctgtatgtaaactgtatattAAATAACCAATATCTTTTCAATCATATACATCCATGAATGTatcatacattacagcattgAGCTACATGTTGGTTCATATTTATAAttcatatatatacagtgagtcATTCTGCATCCTTAGCCTAGAACATGGGTGTCAAGCTCATTTTAGGTTATGAGCCATATTACCTATGGACCCATGTTGAGTAGACTGGACCAAAAAATCAGTTTAGTGACCACTAACCACATCGCCTTAGTTTATTTATCAGCCTTTATCAATCATATGTACATTCTGAATGCATAAATGAACTGAATATATAAAGTATGACCTACAGAACTGAGGAACTGACTGCAATTTAATATCAAAACTTCCAAAACACCAAATTTCTGGAACCAGACATCAGAACCGGACAATAATGGCATCTGTACATGAACTGTATATAAAATAACCATTGTTTTTTCAATATTTTGCATCTATGGATCATTATGGTCAGCTTGTGCTCACTTTCTTTGTGCAGCGTGTGGCTTCCCTGTTCCCTGGTGATATGGACCGCCTACGCCGCATGTCTTTGATTGAGGAGGGAGGAGTTAAAAGGGTCAACATGGCGCACCTGTGCATCGTCGGCTCCCACGCGGTCAACGGTGTGGCGCAAATTCACTCAGACATCCTCAAAGCTTCTGTGTATGTACGACTCAGACAaggcgtacacacacacacacacacacacacacatacatacacacacacttgtcataTATATCATAATCCATGCATCATGTTCATTTGGTAATGTGTCAATAGGTTCAAGGACTTTTATGAAATGGACCCACACAAGTTCAACAACAAAACCAATGGCATCACCCCTCGTCGTTGGCTGGTCATGTGCAACCCTGGCCTGGCTGAGGCTATTGCTGAGGTTAGTATTTAAAACTTTTCTCTACTTAAACATTTTATAACTTAATGCAATTGATCTGCAAAGACAGGTTTGATGTCTGATGTTCAATGCTTTAGTGAATTTCTGTAGTACTGGAAGCTATCTCACTTTATATCTTATTTGATCTTTTTCATAAATATGTACTAATTTGTTCCAAACAACATGATTATAACAGATATCTAATATTTCACTgacatatttttaaaagtgGAACGTCATGTACATAACTACTATTACTATGGCTGCACAACATAATATTACAGCACTGAGGTTCAAATTCATataattatttcatatttatatatatatatatatatatatatatatatatatatatatatatatatatatatatatatatatatatatgctgttgTTATGTGGTGTCCTTAGCCTAGCACTAGAGTGTCAAGTTCATTTCAGGTAATGAACCATATTACCTATAGGCCCATGTTTAGTAGACTGGACCAAAAAAATCCGTTTATTGACCACTAACCACATCGGCTTAGTTCATTTATCATCGTTTATCTTAAATGTACATTCTGAATGTATAAATGAACTGAATATATATGATCTATAGAACTGAGGAACTGACTGCAATTCATTTTCAAAACCCCCAAAACTGAGTTAATGATATGTGATTTTAAAAGTGTGCTAAAAATGCTTCTGTAAATAAGTCTAATTCCAAATTATCTAATTTCACTGGAACATATAGAATATTAATGgaaatttttgtattaataaatatgtatattctCTTTACACTGCAAAATAAGAACAtcttagcaagtgaaaataACTTGAATAAATCTAGCAGTTCCAATATGCCTGAATATTATTTATGTGGATTTTGTGGATGAATGTGTGGATATTTTGTTCAGATTCATATATTCGTAAATATAATCCCAGTTCATTCCATAACAGTTCTAGGTTATATGAAAAGACCATCATTTGAAAAATATGATGTGTCAGTAGTGAAGGTTATGGCTTGATTTTGCCCCCTAGTGGAAAAACAGAGTCTAGCTCTTGTCCCTCTTCCAAATGGTTCATTCCTTATTACAAGACCATTGTTGTTTGTATGTCCTAGAGAATTGGAGAGGATTTCATTCGCGACCTTAGCCAGCTGAGGAAGCTACACAACTTTGTTAACGATGATGCTTTCATTCATGATATTGCCAAAGTCAAACAGGTGAGTAAGATTAATAAGAAGAGCATTTTTTTTGCGGTTTTGAAGCTCAACATCTCTCTAGCAGTTTTCCTTTCATTGTTCCACCTTTGAAACAGTGATTTGCATGAATATATAATTAAGGATccttaattatattatatattacagcCAAAGAGCTAAGCATTTAGAAGACACTGcgatgaactctgtgtgtgtgtgtgtgtgtgttccctgcAACAGGAGAACAAGCTGAAGCTTGCCACCCACCTGGAGGAGCACTATAAAGTGAAGATCAACCCCAATTCCATGTTTGACATCCAGGTCAAGCGAATCCACGAGTATAAGAGACAACTGCTCAACTGCCTGCACATTATCACCTTCTACAACCGTGAGTGCTTTTCTCCTGCTCGCCTATTTCCCAGCCCATttctcctctttgcatccatccatcagtaACATGACACATGACATTTGTTTTCAGGAATCAGGAAGGATCCCAAGAAGCAGTGGAGTCCCAGGACCATCATGATTGGTGGAAAGGTGCATATCATTACAGACTTGACACGATGCAGTGTCCTATTTTGTAGTGTTATAACCTGGAAATGATATGGAtaatatattgatatatttccCAGCCCCTGAAATAGACAGAAGAATATTCTACTCACtcaaataatgcataataaaacactgaactcTGAAGGTTGCCATGACCTACGATGTCTAGAAAAAACATTCGTTTTCACTAATTGCACATATTTCTCTCTGAGCCAGGCAAAAAAAGCTACTGCAAAGCTACACACATCCATTCAGGATCattaatagaaaagaaaaggataggaacacacacacacatacacacacacacacacacaaagtaatagATACTTATCTCGGTTCATTAACAGATGTAAATGCTGCTTATTGGTTTGCCGTCTGCTGTCTTACCTCCAATTCCtgctccacaatactccactgATAAAACACAATACAAGAATTCATTAAAGCtgccaaaaacatgccagtggCTATGGGCAATAATATGCTAAAGCCACCCCATCCCTTAGTCCCCTCTTCCCCATTTTAGCTCGCTATctgtcttcctgatcacaccaAAGGCAGAAGGTATATGATTAGAATTAAAACCATGATTTCCAAACCAAAGCATAAAATTAAAAAGATTATTTTGTCGAATAAGTTATGGCCACCACCGTCCTGGGGACAATGGGTACAAATCACAAATGCACCTTATATGAAATGCCGGTTTATTGTGTTATGCAACGCACATACACATCGATACACTCATCAGACCTTCTGGCAATTTAGCATAGTCAGTCCGCCTactgggaggtgggaggaaagtAGAGATCCACATGGACACCTGGGAGAAGATGCAGACAGGGAGAATCTCCACACAGCCAGGAACCCACGCTTGAACTACAGACCACAAGATTTTATCTCACTCTGAATATTTCTGTGATTTTATGTGTTTACTGGTTAGGTGAGTTTGTCATAGCGTGACTGTATGTGTTCTTGCAATCCCAGGCTGCCCCAGGCTACCACACAGCCAAGATGATCATTCGTCTGATCACAGCCATCGGTGAGGTGGTCAACAATGACCCGGTGGTGGGCGACCGTCTCAAAGTCATCTTCCTGGAGAACTACAGAGTCACTCTGGCGGAAAAAGGTGCCTTATCAAATATTTCAAACACTCAAAGTAACGTAATGGAAAAAATTTAAATCGTTTCTTTACCCTGTTCTTCAGTGATCCCTGCTGCTGACCTGTCTGAGCAGATCTCCACCGCCGGCACAGAAGCTTCCGGAACAGGAAACATGAAGTTCATGCTGAACGGGGCTCTGACCATCGGAACCATGGATGGTGCCAACGTGGAGATGGCAGAAGAGGCCGGAGAGGAAAACCTCTTCATCTTTGGCATGAGAGTGGACGATGTGGAGGCCATGGACAGGAAGGGGTGAGAGCACTATAACACTGGGATGGTGAAAAACTTTTCTTTGGGTTAATGAGAAGAAATTAGTTTGAAGGACTTAGTGATCAGTGGTAATTGGGGATGGATTCAAAATTAAATTAGAATAATTCCATGTAAATGTCAGTCCTACAGTGGAAAACATGTATGTCTAATATATATCAGGTCAGAAGCTTTAGAGattttttacaatttaatgGCACTTTAATGTAACTTTTAAGAATTTCATACACTTAAAAACCTTTCTAAGGTTAGAGTTGGGCTGGAGgggatttttatttctttgtttatttataaaaccaTGTGATTTTTCTTAGTATTAAACAGAGTGTTACCTGCAAAATGCCTTAAATTCAGTAGCTTACAtgataatatatacacactcaaatcaGTAGAGTTTACACGTTACATCCATAACACTGAAAATGCTTTTCATTAttgttatagatagatagatagatagatagatagatagatagatagatagatagatagatagatagatagatagatagatagatagatagatagataggagaTAGTAGTGCATAtacttattgttattattgtttatcTCCTTCACAGATATAATGCGTCTGAATACTATAACAGTATTCCAGAGCTGAAGCAGGCCATTGACCAGATTGCAGGAGGTTTCTTCAGTCCTAAGCAGCCTGACCTCTTCAGTGGCATTGTCAATATGCTCATGCACCATGACAGGTACTTGTACTGCAGCACACATTATTCTTCCTGCAATAATCGCATATTTCCGTTAAAACATTCCCCCTGTCTTGTGTATAGAAGTATAAGCTATCAACTAAATAACTACTCATGTGAAACTGGAAGGTCTCTTACTGATGTTATTTGGACTTTTTAAAGAAGGTCTTTTCAAGACTCTTGCTTATGTTATTTGGACATAgtttaatgtaataaattattacaaaagtgaataaagacaaaatacaCATTCAACAaacatttaagtgctggacaaCATCTTGAAATTTCCTAAAACTATTCGAAGGCAGCATCTAACTATGTGTTTCACAGTAAAATTGTGTATATAAGAAATGGAGAGTTAGCATGTTTGGTAACTAGCCAGCACTGGCACTGTTATTCAACTCCTTCTTGGTAAAAAATTAAGCTTTTCTCTAAACTCTCATTTATAAATACCAAAACCTAGCAGCGGTTAATATTCATCTAAGCTAGGCTATCATCATTGCCTCAAAAGTGCTAATAAAATCTGCACACACCTCGTTTTTATCAGTCTTCTTCTGATCAAACCCCATACAGATTTAAGGTGTTTGCTGACTATGAAGACTACATCAAATGCCAAGATAAAGTCAGTGCCCTTTATAAGGCAAGTGAAGTTACTTATAACAAAATGACTCTCATGTCTATATACTTTCCTTCACCTTTATTTCAATTCTAATCTGCTTCATCAAACAGAAACCCAAGGAATGGACCAAGAAGGTGATTTACAACATCGCTGCATCTGGCAAGTTCTCTAGTGATCGCACCATTGCTCAGTATGCTCGTGAAATCTGGGGTATGGAACCCAGTATGGAGAAGCTCCCAGCTCCCGATGACCCGAAATAAAGCCTGCAGGCTGCCCGAGCCTATCTCCGACTCTGAGTTTTTAAGAGCAGTCTTTAAAACTGATTTGTTTCAGAATGAATTTATTGATGTCTGCCTGTTCACTTGTTCTCCATTGTGGCTTAACATGGTCATGCCTTGTTTCTCCCGTCTGTGAGCTTTCATACATGAATTCTGTCAATTGTCAATCTTTGTGTCGTCAGTCAGGTCGCCGGTCTGTCTTGTATAAAGATAAGAAGTTTATCAATAACAACTCACATGCTTCATTTTGCGTATCAGAGTGAAAACGATGGCACATGGTGATGATGCACTTTCTGGTGTCACTGTGTGCAAAATGTCTTGGGTTTTTGTGTACCTAGCAATCTCTTCTATAggtatgtctgtctctcaagAAAATACACTATTTCTAAAATCATTAGTGCTGTATTCCTGCTTTACCTAGCTTGTCCTTGTGCTGGATAGATAGGAAAGCATTAGATACAGTATTTAAGTATGAGTGAGTCTATCTGAACCACTGCTGAATGTTTTTCACCTGGAATATGTTTTTTGTAACAGAAGAAACACACCTTAAACACACTGGCAAGGTCTGGCACGCTAGTTCTGGACTAGCATCAGTCGGATGCCGTACACTTAAACCTCTTAGTTATTCTCTGAGGTGGGTCTTTAACCAATAAAGACAATTTAATGAGATAAATCACCGACCACTTTTATCAGTGATATTTGTTTTCACAGCACAACAgccttattaataaataaaggatataaacacacagtctCCATTGTGTatgtacaatatacagtattagGAATAAAACTCCACTGTATAAAATTAGGAATGCATCATGACTGGGATTTTTAAGGACGTTATATAAATTTGagaattttttacttttacagagACAATTATGAAGCTCAAGGACAAAGACCACATTTATgttaacatttattaacatgaaCTTGTGATACTGGACAATGTAGTTACACAATGCAATCAATCATCCTTAGTAACTACCTGTTAAGGTCCACCCTGTTTTAAATCGCTATTTATATAATCAGAAATCAACcaatttttttgaaaaaaatcgAAAGCAACCTCCGAAAATTCTAAACTTTGCTCCAAACATGACAGTAAACCATTAAGACAAGCAATCTGGTAATGAGTTAGCTGTCACTTATGatattagttagttagttaacaGAGGTCTGTGACCCCTGTCGTGTTGCATGagacaaataaaacacttcaggagtttCGACCATCTCTCTCGGACTGACCATTGCCAAAAACAGCAGGATGTTCTTTGTCACACTCTGAGTTCAGAACTTGCTGACAGAAGTGTTGATTGTGACACATCGGTCACACTCTGAGCAAACTGGTTACCTATCAATACAGAAATCTTCCAATTTCCACAGCTGTCATCTTCAGCTCAGCGCAATAATGTAATATACAGTTTCAGAACCATACACCTCAATCATAACCTCATTTACtaaatttatttcagtaaataaaCAGCTATTTAGTAAGATCTCAAGAGTACATCTGTTTATTTAGTAAATTATCTCAGAACCTCATCTTGAGAAACCTTTCATGAGATCTAGTTCTGGAAACTTCTACCATTTCATCTCACTTCAAATGCACACAGATCAGCCATGACGttaaaatcactttttttttttttggaaatataCTAAAGTAAGTGTACTCAATTTCTATAATATCCAAgaaaagtgtaaataaaataatacttaaGTACAGAAACACAACCCAATTCCTGGAGTattttaattaaagtaaaaaaaaaaaaaatcacccgtCTTCAAACTACTGACATTATAAcaagttattatatatattatattctctTCCAACAATAAATTAGGGAAAACATTCAAAAGTTTCTGTATTTTAGAATTGTGTATTTTGTAAATACACAGTTAAaagtcaaattcaaatttttatttgtcacatacataatcgtacacagtatgatatgcagtgaaatgcttacacgactgttatgaccctaggaaaaggaataaggacagaacaaaggacaggataaaatataaaaataaaatacaaaaatatgaaatacaaaaaaatatacaaattatactaaaatacgaaatataaaatataaaaacaagttcacagtaagaaaaaaaatataatagaataaaatagaataaatataaataaagtaggcATGTAtgtagaatatgtatataaaataatcgATGTATATCggaagtgtaaaatgtacatacaggaagtgtaaaatacaacagctgtgatgcaaaattatataaaatttaaaagtgaaaataaaaaaaaaagtgtatagtgtccaaggtgcagacagcagcagtacaaaattattgcaaaattatataaagtgaagtgtgtagtgtgcaaaaGTGTCCAAGGTgcccaaggtgcagacagcagcagtacggggtggtcatgAATTTTATCGGTTATTAGGTCTCACATCAGTTTACCGGTGTGATTCCAGCAGTCTCTCGGCTCCTACTAGCCAGTCATGAACAAACTCTGAGGAGCACTTTGTTTGCTGAGTCACTGCACATGCTGGACTTTGAGAAAGTCTTAAGCGTTTCGGGTGAAGGGGGAAGGTGTGAGGGGATAAATGGACTTTGAAAGCAAACCCTGGAACACACAGAGGTTACTCTTCTACCAGCAGCTTACTTTCCATTCATATTAAAATCAAACATGCTGCCTTTGACCCAGTCCACCACTCTGTTTAGTCAGTTCTTACAGTGTAACACGCAATTTACGCAGGAGCTTCACGTCATCATTTTACAGTACTGACCCCGAGGAGCCATAACCCCTTGGCTACGGACTTGACGAGAACCCAAGGATCCTGCATGTCAAGATATTTTGTTCTCAGTGCCAGCTGGACAAACTTAGCCTGCAGTTTTCTGTGCTGCAAAAAAAAGTTTGCTATGGCCAGAAGAGGTTTAGCGGTGGTGTTTTCAGTACAGTGTTAGACTGTTCAGGATTTCCTACGAAAACAAAGGTATTTCAAAGCTGATTACACACCTCCAACTCTACAGCTTGCTGGAGCCCTAGGCGGTTTGATTTGCACACTCTGGATGTGAGGTGTAGTAATGAAATGTTTGTCTGCATGTGAATATCTGGAGGGTGTTTAGTGTTTTGTCACTTTGAACTCTGGAATTTTTTGCACAGTAAGGCATCTTCAAGCTCGGCAATGTAATGCTAATGTGAtcaacataataataacaaaggTATAATTTTGTCTGCAATATCCTGACAACTTTTTAGACTGAACAGCTTGATGTCTGCATTTTGTAGATTTCTACCCTGAAGACAGACAGCCACCCGATCTGTGAGAAAGCTGTGGCAGATCTTCTAGTCTAAACCATGGCATTCGCAGACCTGCTGGAGCAGGTGGGCAGCATGGGTCGTTTCCAGCTGATCCATGTCACCCTGCTCTCCATACCCATCCTCATGATGGCGAGCCACAACCTGTTGCAGAACTTCGTCGCAGCCGTGCCTCCGCACCACTGCACTGTTCACACCAACCTGTCTGATTCTACGATAAGTCCGGCTGAGATGCTGCTCCTCAGCGTGCCTCTGGATGAACAGGGTAAACTGGAACGCTGTAGACGCTATGTGCATCCACAGTGGAACCTACTCAGCAAGAACAGCTCAGAAGACCTGAAAAAGGAAGAAAtcgagatggagggatgtgtggatggatggagttaTAACAATACTGACATGAGCGCAACCATTATTACAGAGGTACTGGGTTCTGTCTTTAGCTTAATTTGATTCAACTGTGTAAATACAGTAGAGTGACgtcctttgtttttctttcgcAGTGGGATTTGGTGTGTGACTTGAAATCCCTGAAACAAATGGGGCAAACTATTTACATGGGAGGGGTGCTTTTGGGAGCGTTGGTCTTTGGGGGACTTTCTGACAAGTAAGGAACATTGTGCTGGCATGTTCTCGCTATTCGGTAATTACATACAACTCCTAATTCTAATCTAAATCGTATAGTTAAGTAAATTAACTGTACAAAGCAACAGACTAAACAATGTTTACAAAATAATTCTCCCACATTTATCAACTGATAAGgaagtatatacatttatttggaAATAGTATTTTCTATCCATTGCGCCATGAGGCAGAGATGTAAATCACCTGTGCCATGAGGCAGAGCCATTAATTCACATCACAGACTATAAAGAAACACTGAATATACatacttaaaaaaagaaaaaaaaacttttcaggTAAGAAGAGGCTGAGAGGATGCAAATCCAAAACATCATGCAAACATATTGAGCATATACATTGCTGTGAACTGAATGACTCATTTtaaactgtctgtgtgtgtgtgtgtgtgtgtgtgtgtggaaaacaggtgtgtgtaatcATTATGTGGGTGACAGAGAATGTGGAAGTGCATGTGTGTTCTTTTAAGTGGAGTCCAGTACGGCCATGTTCATAGTCATCTTATATACATATAAgttgtacagtgagggaaaaaatgatttgatcccctgctgattttgtacgtttgcccactgacaaagaaatgatccgTCTGTAAtgttaatggtaggtttatctgaacagtgagagacagaataacaacaaaaaaatccagaaaaacacatttcaaaaaagttctacattgatttgcattttattgagtgaaataagtatttgacacctttgcaaaacatgacatggcaaacccttgttggcaatcacagacgtcagacatttcttgtagttggccaccaggtttgcacacatctcacatctcaaggaatttgggcccactcctctttgcagatcctctccaagtcattaaggttttgtggctgacccttcagccccctccacagattttctatgggattaaagtctggagactggctaggccactacaggaccttaatgtgcttctttttgaaccactcctttgttgccttggtcGTGTGttatatccatccacgacccattttcaatgccctggctgagggaaggaggttctcatccaagatttaatggtacatggc from Hemibagrus wyckioides isolate EC202008001 linkage group LG18, SWU_Hwy_1.0, whole genome shotgun sequence harbors:
- the pygma gene encoding glycogen phosphorylase, muscle form produces the protein MSKPLSDHERRKQISVRGLAGVENVSDLKTNFNRHLHFTLVKDRNVATKRDYYFALAHTVRDHLVGRWIRTQQHYYEKDPKRVYYLSLEFYMGRTLQNTMVNLALENACDEAVYQLGLDMEELEDIEEDAGLGNGGLGRLAACFLDSMATLGLAAYGYGIRYEFGIFNQKIEKGWQIEEADDWLRYGNPWEKARPEYMRPVHFYGRTEHHPDGVKWVDTQVVLALPYDTPVPGYRNNVVNTMRLWSAKAPCEFNLKDFNIGGYIQAVLDRNLAENISRVLYPNDNFFEGKELRLKQEYFVVAATLQDIIRRFKASKFGSREIVRTDFTALPDKVAIQLNDTHPALAIPELMRVLVDEEKLPWEKAWDITVKTCAYTNHTVLPEALERWPIDLFQTLLPRHLEIVYEINRRHMERVASLFPGDMDRLRRMSLIEEGGVKRVNMAHLCIVGSHAVNGVAQIHSDILKASVFKDFYEMDPHKFNNKTNGITPRRWLVMCNPGLAEAIAERIGEDFIRDLSQLRKLHNFVNDDAFIHDIAKVKQENKLKLATHLEEHYKVKINPNSMFDIQVKRIHEYKRQLLNCLHIITFYNRIRKDPKKQWSPRTIMIGGKAAPGYHTAKMIIRLITAIGEVVNNDPVVGDRLKVIFLENYRVTLAEKVIPAADLSEQISTAGTEASGTGNMKFMLNGALTIGTMDGANVEMAEEAGEENLFIFGMRVDDVEAMDRKGYNASEYYNSIPELKQAIDQIAGGFFSPKQPDLFSGIVNMLMHHDRFKVFADYEDYIKCQDKVSALYKKPKEWTKKVIYNIAASGKFSSDRTIAQYAREIWGMEPSMEKLPAPDDPK